TGCTTTTAAATACTATTCAAATTTATGCACATCAAGATTTCTTAAATTTAAAAAATACATCCATCAATTCCTCTATCTTTTCTTTTTCCTGTCCATTTCTAATAGCATCAGAAACACAAGTTTCTACATGCTTCTGTAATACAATCTTAGCAACATTCGTTAAAGCTGATGTGGCTGCGGATATTTGTGTCAAAATATCAATACAATATTTTTCTTCTTCTACCATTTTTGCAATACCGCGAGTTTGGCCTTCTATCTTCTTTAATCTTGAAATCACTTTTTTCTTGGATTTGTCATCGAGCATTTCTTCTCCTTCTACAGTACCTAGGTAGGGTATATTTTATTTAGAAATATTTGTCAAATAATATTTATGGCTTTTCCTCACAAAAATGATATAAGGGTAAAAAATTAAATATGAGAGGATAAGACTAAAACATAGCTGAAAAATAATACCTTTTTGAAAAGCATTCCTTCCAGTCTGCTTTCTTCAAAAAATATCTTACAATCCAAAGTGAAAAAATATAAATACATACTTTGCATTTATCCTTACGAAAAGGAACTTTCCTCAACTGGTTTTATGCCTCCCTTGGGACTTGAAAGTATTGCATCATCTGTAAAAGATCTATGCGAGACAATAGAAATAGTAGATTTGCGCTATGAAAAAAAACCATTGAGCCACTTCTTTGCCAAAAGACCTGATGCTGTTTTAATCAGTATAAATTGGTATTACGAAAAAAAGAAAGTTAAAAGAATAGTTTCCTCTATCCCCTCGAAGATTTTAACAATTGTTGGTGGAAGGGAAGCAACAGAAAAAGCTGACACTTTTTTTTCTGATTGTCCAAATATCGATTTCATCATCAGAGGCGAAGGTGATAAAGCAATAGTTGAACTTTTAAGCGGATTAAAAAAAGAAAAAATAAAAGGGCTTTCCTATAGGAAAGGTGAAAGAATCATTCACAATCCACTAAGAAATATAACAGAACTGAATCACTTTTATGATATTGACAGAAGCCTTCGCAAATATGAATACAAATTCATTATAAATGGTTTGAATTT
The DNA window shown above is from Candidatus Schekmanbacteria bacterium and carries:
- a CDS encoding transcriptional regulator — translated: MLDDKSKKKVISRLKKIEGQTRGIAKMVEEEKYCIDILTQISAATSALTNVAKIVLQKHVETCVSDAIRNGQEKEKIEELMDVFFKFKKS